From a single Scylla paramamosain isolate STU-SP2022 unplaced genomic scaffold, ASM3559412v1 Contig49, whole genome shotgun sequence genomic region:
- the LOC135098177 gene encoding uncharacterized protein LOC135098177 isoform X1 translates to MTEQKCHVYLGGIQTMHYRTFEDKIGLLGMLGTVVGDVKPFCGRKAFRLLRNDPRIFRETASNSMVNANTYTYLLPGFLPCPSLSISDGVKAGLISASCHSKHPSSPYINIISTPTGQDIR, encoded by the exons ATGACGGAGCAGAAATGCCACGTGTACCTCGGTGGGATCCAGACCATGCACTACAGAACATTCGAAGACAAGATAGGACTTCTAGGAATGCTGGGCACTGTAGTAGGGGATGTGAAACCCTTCTGTGGGAG GAAAGCCTTCAGGTTGTTGAGAAATGACCCAAGAATCTTCAGGGAGACCGCATCAAACAGTATGGTCAACGCTAACACCTATACAtat CTACTGCCTGGCTTCCTGCCCTGTCCATCGTTATCCATTAGCGACGGCGTTAAGGCCGGCCTCATCTCAGCCTCATGTCACAgcaagcatccttcatctccttacatcaacaTTATCTCAACACCAACCGGACAAGACATTCGCTGA
- the LOC135098177 gene encoding uncharacterized protein LOC135098177 isoform X2, translated as MTEQKCHVYLGGIQTMHYRTFEDKIGLLGMLGTVVGDVKPFCGRKAFRLLRNDPRIFRETASNSMVNANTYTYVL; from the exons ATGACGGAGCAGAAATGCCACGTGTACCTCGGTGGGATCCAGACCATGCACTACAGAACATTCGAAGACAAGATAGGACTTCTAGGAATGCTGGGCACTGTAGTAGGGGATGTGAAACCCTTCTGTGGGAG GAAAGCCTTCAGGTTGTTGAGAAATGACCCAAGAATCTTCAGGGAGACCGCATCAAACAGTATGGTCAACGCTAACACCTATACAtat GTGCTCTAG